Proteins encoded within one genomic window of Sphaerotilus montanus:
- a CDS encoding GGDEF domain-containing protein, whose amino-acid sequence MNRSITPVADWLLGPAGPQRWRVAQSLLALGAYAVLALVLAWQWRLDLISTRAALPLALAALGCGLGFVAVMRSGLNLVLHRRFGIEPSLTLAQSVAGLFGAVWVYLVTGPTRGAALGLMVLVVVFAMFRLGPREALGLAAAALLLLGAASRWLTLTDPFHFPADVEALNLAYTTVVLAGVALLAMRVTQLREQHQQQRTELQQALSRISELATRDELTGLPNRRAILDQLATETARQARKKLPLAIALIDLDHFKRINDAHGHAGGDQVLRGFAHRVESELRGGDVMARWGGEEFLLMLPDTSVEAAQQCLQRLRDRLRASPFDEVAPGLQLTFSAGVTGCLGQGDIDSAIERADQAMYRAKEAGRDRTEAS is encoded by the coding sequence GTGAACCGTTCCATCACCCCCGTGGCCGACTGGCTGCTCGGCCCTGCGGGGCCGCAACGCTGGCGCGTGGCCCAGAGCCTGCTGGCGCTGGGCGCGTACGCCGTGCTGGCGCTGGTCCTGGCGTGGCAGTGGCGCCTGGACCTGATCAGCACCCGTGCAGCGCTGCCGCTGGCGCTGGCGGCACTGGGTTGCGGGCTGGGCTTCGTGGCGGTGATGCGCAGCGGGCTGAATCTGGTGCTGCACCGGCGCTTCGGCATCGAGCCGTCGCTGACGCTGGCGCAGTCGGTCGCCGGGTTGTTCGGGGCCGTGTGGGTCTACCTGGTCACCGGACCGACACGGGGAGCGGCGCTGGGCCTGATGGTGCTGGTGGTCGTGTTCGCGATGTTCCGGCTCGGCCCGCGCGAGGCGCTGGGGCTGGCTGCGGCGGCCCTGCTGTTGCTCGGCGCCGCTTCGCGCTGGCTGACGCTGACCGATCCGTTCCACTTTCCGGCCGATGTCGAGGCCCTGAACCTGGCCTACACCACCGTCGTGCTGGCCGGGGTGGCCCTGCTGGCGATGCGGGTGACGCAATTGCGCGAGCAGCACCAGCAGCAGCGGACCGAACTGCAGCAGGCGCTGTCCCGCATCAGCGAACTCGCCACCCGCGACGAGCTGACGGGTCTGCCCAACCGCCGCGCCATCCTCGACCAGCTCGCCACCGAAACCGCCCGTCAGGCCCGCAAGAAGCTGCCGCTGGCGATCGCGCTGATCGACCTGGACCACTTCAAGCGCATCAACGATGCCCACGGCCATGCCGGTGGCGACCAGGTGCTGCGCGGCTTCGCCCACCGGGTCGAGTCCGAGCTGCGCGGCGGCGACGTGATGGCGCGCTGGGGCGGCGAGGAGTTCCTGCTGATGCTGCCGGACACCTCGGTCGAGGCGGCACAGCAGTGCCTGCAGCGGCTGCGCGACCGGCTGCGCGCCTCGCCATTCGACGAGGTGGCGCCGGGGCTGCAGCTCACCTTCTCGGCGGGGGTCACCGGCTGCCTCGGACAAGGGGACATCGACAGCGCGATCGAGCGGGCCGACCAGGCCATGTACCGGGCCAAGGAAGCCGGGCGCGACCGGACCGAGGCGAGCTGA
- a CDS encoding Lrp/AsnC family transcriptional regulator, protein MNETGLPEPSDSGKTRNSAEGGLDRYDIAILGELQRDARLSNAELASRIGLSAAPTWRRVKWLEDEGYITGYRAEIDRRRIGLGVLAFVRVDAERNNAEATRALEDGLRAMPEVVSCHYISGTGTFELQVVTTDLDAYSRWARDTLFKVPNVKDMHTSFSLGEVKAGAAWPLSHLTHSGGRA, encoded by the coding sequence ATGAACGAAACAGGATTGCCCGAACCCTCCGATTCAGGGAAAACCCGCAATTCAGCGGAAGGTGGCCTGGACCGCTACGACATTGCGATCCTGGGGGAGCTGCAGCGCGATGCGCGGCTGTCGAATGCCGAGCTGGCCAGCCGGATCGGCCTGTCGGCCGCGCCCACCTGGCGGCGCGTCAAGTGGCTCGAAGACGAGGGCTACATCACCGGCTACCGCGCCGAGATCGACCGCCGCCGCATCGGCCTGGGCGTGCTGGCCTTCGTGCGCGTGGACGCCGAGCGCAACAACGCCGAGGCGACCCGCGCGCTGGAGGACGGCCTGCGCGCCATGCCCGAGGTCGTGTCCTGCCACTACATCAGCGGCACCGGCACCTTCGAGCTGCAGGTGGTGACCACCGACCTGGACGCCTACTCGCGCTGGGCGCGCGACACGCTGTTCAAGGTGCCCAACGTCAAGGACATGCACACCAGCTTTTCGCTGGGCGAAGTGAAAGCGGGCGCAGCCTGGCCGCTGTCGCACCTCACGCATTCGGGCGGGCGGGCCTGA